Proteins encoded within one genomic window of Nomia melanderi isolate GNS246 chromosome 8, iyNomMela1, whole genome shotgun sequence:
- the LOC116427535 gene encoding uncharacterized protein LOC116427535 codes for MKKFFAVLCIALLVISVASVCKPPGVVCSSDADCCPTLQCNPWAGRCTKKPGPPSSSNPPSDPAEPPAGDAM; via the exons ATGAAGAAATTTTTCGCAGTCCTTTGCATTGCCCTTCTAGTTATTTCCGTTGCATCAGTCTGCAAACCACCAGGCGTAGTT TGCTCGAGTGACGCAGATTGCTGTCCAACGTTGCAATGCAACCCATGGGCTGGCCGGTGCACTAAGAAACCCGGTCCACCAAGCTCTTCAAACCCACCCAGTGATCCAGCCGAGCCACCTGCTGGTGATGCCATGTGA